Within Ipomoea triloba cultivar NCNSP0323 chromosome 9, ASM357664v1, the genomic segment AACAACTGGAGAGTTTGGCGAGGTGTGAGAGCGGATATGGAAATGGCTAACTGGTCAGTTCTATAGCGAGAAGATTTCAGTGGAGGGTCCTAGAGTAGAGAGGGAGGTAGAGGAATACTTATATGGAGAAAGGGAGCATTGATTTTCcataatacaaatatttattctctttatagtttatatatattttttatatttctcACATACTCGTTATTTTAAAGATAGTTTTGACCAACTGTTGATGGTCAAAttaaagtcataaaaccaacttAGAGTAGTTGAGAAAAGAAGATAGAGAgtgatttttcttttcaaaattgttCATATTTTCTTCGTAAACATGACAAACTAGAATAAAAATATCAGAATCTTTCCATaaaatatgtgtatatgtgtgtacaCACCGAATCTGCCAATTAAGTTGCAAGTAATCAATATTATACAGTAGAGATTATATGTATATGCATTAAATTTGTGTGGGGTGGTTGCTTAGCTTATagatttaaaattcaaaatagagAATCCATTAAATTATGTCCCCAACCAGTATGGACCACCTCAACAGATATGCTTTtcttaaacaaacaaattatttaGGAGGTAATAAGAATTGAAGAAACTGGAATGCCGGCCTGATGAATTTTGAACTCGGAATTGAAAACAagacatatatatgtatgtttgtatgtatgaatgtatataCAGATGAAGAAATAATGAATTGAAAGGagaaaataatgattgaaaGTCAAGGAACATAGGCATTCTCTAGAGCTGGTTGAGTTCTGATACTTGTAGCACAAGGCATTTTACTGCTCCCTACCCAAACACAATCCAGACTCTCGCTCTTTTCCGACTGTCTCTCCATTTTCCCAAGTCTCTTCCCCTTAACAGCTTTGTATGTGATGCCAATCAACAAAAGCAGTCCCAAAATTCCCAGTACTACCGACCCTATAATAACCCACCATTTCCACGCCgtgcttttcttcttcttctgctgctTCGGCGGGGTGGGAATCGGAGTTGGAATGACCAGGGAGAAATGCCCAACTCCTCGCACGCTGCACGTCCGGTTCCGGCTCACATTGCTGAACTCAACTGTGCCATTGCTCTGAAAACCCACGCATTTCACCGCCGAAGCATTAACATTATTGTTATGGTGTGGCAAAGAGATGTAGGGAAAATGGAGTGTAATTGGGTCCTTTATTACGTTCAGCTCGATCTTGGAATTGATCCCATTACGCCTCCTCTTTTCTTCGTAGGCTATCAAGCCTATGACGGGAGAAACCAAGGTGTGATTGGGGGGGTTGAAGTAAGAGGAGGACCAGTTTCCCAGATTTTCATAGACTATCTCAAGTCTCCTCACGTACGGCCATGGCAGGACTCTTGGTGGGATGCCGAACAAGCTGAAATTAGCCCCTCTCATCCATAGACTGCCACTTTTCAGGGTAACAATGGAAGCTTCAATGCCGGAGAAATTAGCGGGAAGGACAACCTCGTACAGTCTACCCGTGCGGCGTCGACTCCTGTTGGATGCAAAATCACGAATGAAAGAATCCAAGGAATTAGGATCATCAATTGCATGCGGCGACACTGGCAATGACAATAACACACAACACATCGCCATGGCCAGGATAATAATGTTACTCGATCCCATCAAGAGAATTGCTGGAGCGATCTGATCGCTTTAGCTAGCATGCCGGCCTGGCCTTTAATTCAACAAttgaattctttcaaaaaaaaaaaaaaggaaagaatcttgatgttcaatccACAACACTGCAAAACCAGCTGGAATGTTTCGTGCACCAGTGGAAATTAAACCGCAAGAATTATAGGCCCAA encodes:
- the LOC116029634 gene encoding uncharacterized protein LOC116029634, with the translated sequence MAMCCVLLSLPVSPHAIDDPNSLDSFIRDFASNRSRRRTGRLYEVVLPANFSGIEASIVTLKSGSLWMRGANFSLFGIPPRVLPWPYVRRLEIVYENLGNWSSSYFNPPNHTLVSPVIGLIAYEEKRRRNGINSKIELNVIKDPITLHFPYISLPHHNNNVNASAVKCVGFQSNGTVEFSNVSRNRTCSVRGVGHFSLVIPTPIPTPPKQQKKKKSTAWKWWVIIGSVVLGILGLLLLIGITYKAVKGKRLGKMERQSEKSESLDCVWVGSSKMPCATSIRTQPALENAYVP